In Sphingobacterium zeae, one genomic interval encodes:
- a CDS encoding sulfite exporter TauE/SafE family protein translates to MELIFIAGFTLAVVVGLSMGLMGSGGSILTLPIFVYIFHIEPQYALDYSLFSIGILALVGSIYPLKKKEIDLKTTTIFLLPSLISVYFTKRYLLVSIPESFNIGSMEISRNHIIMLLFAIVILISATAMVRRQKQVQNATFKGRPAQIFNVILVGSLVGIMTGLVGAGGGFIIVPALVLLLGIPLKQAIATSLFIIGLNASFGLIANYHFLQYMNWFILVTFTLITLIGLQIGSKWKDKLDAVKLKGIFGYFLISIGTLIFAFELMQFVNH, encoded by the coding sequence ATGGAATTAATATTTATAGCTGGATTTACATTAGCTGTAGTCGTCGGGCTATCTATGGGCCTAATGGGTAGCGGCGGAAGCATCCTAACACTCCCCATATTTGTCTATATCTTCCATATTGAACCTCAATATGCATTGGACTATTCGCTGTTTTCTATTGGAATATTAGCCTTGGTCGGATCAATTTATCCGTTAAAAAAGAAGGAAATTGACTTGAAAACCACAACTATTTTTCTACTTCCCTCGCTAATTTCAGTCTATTTCACCAAGCGCTATCTTCTCGTTTCTATACCCGAGTCATTCAACATCGGGAGTATGGAGATTTCCAGAAACCATATCATCATGCTATTGTTCGCAATCGTGATATTAATTTCTGCGACTGCGATGGTACGAAGACAAAAACAGGTACAGAACGCAACATTCAAAGGTAGACCTGCACAAATTTTCAACGTTATCCTTGTCGGCTCACTGGTTGGCATTATGACGGGCTTGGTCGGTGCAGGAGGTGGATTCATTATTGTACCAGCCCTAGTATTACTTTTAGGGATTCCACTGAAGCAGGCTATTGCCACTTCTTTGTTCATAATCGGATTAAACGCGTCATTCGGCTTGATCGCGAATTATCATTTCTTACAATATATGAATTGGTTTATATTAGTAACCTTTACATTAATCACATTAATAGGCCTCCAAATTGGTTCCAAATGGAAAGATAAATTAGATGCCGTTAAATTGAAAGGTATTTTTGGATATTTTTTAATTAGCATCGGCACCCTAATCTTTGCTTTCGAACTTATGCAATTTGTAAATCATTAA
- a CDS encoding MBL fold metallo-hydrolase: MFFQHIFESSLAHSSYIIGCQAKGVAIVIDPKRDVDTYLEIAQKNNLTITHIAETHIHADYLSGTLELAALTGAQPFLSDEGGADWQYDFPHKGLKDGDQFQVGNLIFKVIHTPGHTPESISFVLVDTPATMEPVMIFTGDFVFVGDIGRPDLLENAAGMIGTKEIGAQQMYRSLQHFLTLPDHIQVWPAHGAGSACGKALGAVPSSTVGYEKIRNWALQYQNNEAAFVDELLSGQPEPPRYFAMMKKLNRIVRPLQTEVPRYNRLTNDAFLDLYHEGTTIIDTRHKSDFAKGYLPGSVNIQNNKTFNTWAGWILNYSDPFILIVEENQLEDVARKLMRIGLDHVTGYITPDAIPSLDIALAHQQLIGFEEMKSALDKSDTQILDVRNASEFAEGHLPNATHLFVGTIEDNLSKVDQSKQLYLHCQSGDRATIAASILAKNGIKEVKIYSPSINEWKAKGGILVADSFAPYS, translated from the coding sequence ATGTTTTTTCAACACATTTTTGAATCATCTCTTGCTCATTCGAGTTATATCATTGGCTGTCAGGCAAAAGGAGTAGCTATTGTTATTGATCCCAAAAGAGATGTAGATACCTATCTTGAGATTGCACAAAAGAATAATCTGACCATAACGCATATTGCGGAAACACATATCCATGCCGATTACCTATCTGGCACACTGGAATTGGCCGCATTAACAGGTGCCCAACCTTTTTTATCCGATGAAGGTGGGGCGGACTGGCAATACGATTTTCCACATAAAGGATTAAAAGATGGCGATCAATTTCAAGTTGGAAACCTTATTTTCAAGGTTATCCATACTCCCGGACATACACCTGAGAGTATTAGTTTTGTATTGGTCGATACACCGGCAACGATGGAACCTGTTATGATTTTTACTGGTGACTTTGTATTTGTTGGCGACATTGGCCGCCCTGATCTATTGGAAAATGCGGCTGGAATGATCGGAACCAAAGAGATTGGAGCACAGCAAATGTACCGTTCGTTGCAACATTTCTTGACTTTACCCGATCATATTCAGGTATGGCCTGCTCATGGCGCCGGATCCGCCTGTGGAAAGGCACTCGGCGCCGTTCCTAGTTCGACCGTTGGTTATGAGAAAATACGGAATTGGGCACTTCAATACCAAAACAATGAAGCAGCTTTCGTGGATGAGCTCTTATCAGGACAACCCGAGCCACCACGCTACTTTGCCATGATGAAAAAACTCAACAGAATAGTGCGGCCGTTACAAACGGAAGTACCTCGATACAATAGGTTAACGAATGATGCCTTTCTTGATTTATACCACGAAGGAACAACAATCATTGATACACGACACAAGTCCGACTTTGCAAAGGGATATCTGCCAGGTAGCGTCAATATTCAAAACAACAAGACTTTTAATACTTGGGCAGGCTGGATACTTAATTACTCCGACCCTTTTATACTCATTGTAGAAGAAAACCAATTGGAGGACGTTGCACGTAAACTTATGCGCATCGGATTGGATCACGTTACCGGATATATTACACCGGATGCAATCCCCAGTTTAGACATCGCATTAGCGCATCAACAGCTCATCGGGTTTGAAGAAATGAAGAGCGCTTTGGACAAATCTGACACGCAAATTCTAGACGTGCGCAATGCCAGTGAGTTCGCAGAGGGCCATTTACCGAATGCAACACATCTCTTTGTTGGAACAATTGAGGACAACCTCAGCAAAGTTGACCAAAGTAAACAGCTGTATCTCCACTGTCAATCGGGAGACCGGGCAACCATAGCGGCATCTATATTGGCGAAAAATGGTATTAAGGAAGTCAAAATTTATAGCCCTTCTATTAATGAATGGAAAGCAAAGGGCGGTATTCTTGTTGCCGACTCATTCGCCCCTTATTCGTAA
- a CDS encoding M1 family metallopeptidase produces the protein MKIKIISFFTLICVFNIWGAVVKAQRKGFWQQKVDYKMDVNVDEKAYQYDGKMILKYSNNSGQSLKKVYFHLYFNAFQPGSMMDYRLKNISDPDKRMVINVGTKEKPIYQSRIGELQTNQIGYQKIKSLTMNGAHTSFKIDGTILEVTLPSVIQDGETARFDMEWTAQVPEQIRRTGRNSAEGVALSMAQWYPKMAQFDEFGWHLDEYTGREFIAPFGNFDVTIRLNKNYVVGASGVLQNPAEVKGYQPKAKIKLDGNKATWHYKAQNIHDFVWAADPKFVVDSASSKNGIKVYTVFLPTDKEVISNWKTTIGLSTEFFDFCSAKFGKYPWPTYTIIQGGDGGMEYGTATLITGGRNLKSLVGVIFHESAHSWYQQLFGINETVDEWFDEGFTSYVEELAMQHIFEKKGAIASNPQIAAYRGYYKLALSGKEEPMSLLADYYNTNYGYSNEAYNKGAVLAEQLGYIIGQENLEKTFLKFYDLWKFKHPTPNDFKRVAEEVSGINLKWYFNLFINTTRQIDYAIEKVTDKEILLANKSNFAMPLDVLVEYTDGSKELFYIPLREMRGEKPEEHFDIYKGVKRTVLEDWFWTKPDYTIPLSKTPKAVTIDPSLRLADVESSNNTFSK, from the coding sequence ATGAAAATTAAAATTATATCCTTTTTTACACTTATCTGTGTATTCAATATTTGGGGGGCAGTAGTGAAGGCCCAAAGGAAAGGATTCTGGCAACAGAAAGTTGACTACAAAATGGACGTCAACGTGGATGAAAAAGCATATCAATACGATGGAAAAATGATCTTGAAGTATAGCAATAATTCAGGTCAGTCCCTAAAAAAGGTCTATTTCCATCTATATTTCAATGCTTTTCAACCAGGATCGATGATGGATTATCGCTTAAAAAACATCAGTGATCCCGACAAGCGCATGGTGATTAATGTAGGTACGAAAGAAAAACCAATATATCAAAGCCGTATCGGAGAGCTCCAAACCAATCAAATAGGTTATCAAAAAATCAAAAGCTTAACGATGAATGGGGCTCATACCTCATTTAAAATTGATGGGACCATCTTGGAGGTCACTCTACCGTCGGTTATACAAGATGGCGAAACAGCCCGTTTTGACATGGAGTGGACCGCCCAAGTGCCAGAACAAATCCGAAGAACTGGCCGAAATTCTGCCGAAGGAGTAGCACTCTCTATGGCGCAATGGTATCCAAAAATGGCTCAATTTGACGAATTCGGCTGGCATTTAGATGAATATACAGGCCGTGAATTCATTGCTCCCTTTGGTAATTTCGATGTGACCATACGGCTCAACAAAAATTATGTAGTCGGTGCATCAGGTGTTCTTCAGAACCCAGCAGAGGTGAAAGGCTATCAACCGAAGGCAAAGATAAAATTAGACGGCAATAAAGCCACCTGGCACTATAAGGCCCAAAATATCCATGACTTTGTATGGGCCGCGGATCCCAAGTTTGTCGTAGATTCAGCTTCAAGTAAAAACGGAATAAAAGTGTATACCGTATTTTTGCCAACCGACAAAGAAGTGATATCCAATTGGAAAACAACGATAGGTCTATCCACCGAATTCTTCGATTTTTGTAGTGCAAAGTTTGGAAAATACCCTTGGCCAACATATACCATCATTCAAGGTGGCGATGGGGGAATGGAGTATGGTACAGCTACCCTGATCACCGGTGGACGCAATCTAAAAAGCCTTGTTGGTGTAATATTCCACGAATCAGCACACTCTTGGTACCAGCAATTATTTGGAATCAACGAAACTGTAGATGAGTGGTTTGATGAAGGCTTTACCTCCTATGTCGAAGAGCTTGCCATGCAGCATATCTTTGAAAAAAAAGGAGCCATAGCATCCAACCCGCAAATTGCAGCTTACCGTGGTTATTACAAATTAGCGCTTTCTGGTAAAGAAGAACCCATGAGCTTATTGGCAGATTATTATAACACCAATTATGGATACAGCAACGAAGCATACAACAAAGGTGCTGTACTTGCAGAGCAGCTGGGTTATATTATTGGACAGGAAAACTTAGAGAAAACCTTTCTGAAATTTTATGATCTCTGGAAGTTTAAACATCCGACCCCTAATGATTTCAAACGCGTTGCTGAAGAAGTTTCGGGGATCAACCTGAAATGGTATTTCAACCTGTTTATCAATACCACCCGTCAAATCGATTACGCCATTGAAAAAGTAACAGATAAAGAAATTCTTTTGGCTAACAAGTCTAATTTTGCCATGCCACTGGATGTTCTCGTAGAATACACCGATGGAAGCAAGGAACTCTTTTATATCCCTTTGCGTGAAATGCGTGGAGAAAAACCGGAAGAACATTTTGACATTTACAAAGGTGTTAAAAGAACCGTGCTCGAAGACTGGTTCTGGACGAAACCCGATTATACCATTCCGCTATCAAAGACACCAAAAGCAGTAACAATTGATCCTTCACTGCGCTTGGCAGATGTAGAATCGTCAAATAACACCTTTAGCAAATAA
- the hemW gene encoding radical SAM family heme chaperone HemW → MIYVHIPFCKQACHYCDFHFSTSLQYKSEMINAIKREIALRAVYLEDKKIESIYFGGGTPSLLEADEIARIIETIAKHFDIANHAEITLEANPDDLNAAKVNSLRNTAINRFSIGIQSFFEEDLKWMNRAHNQQEAVASIMRVQDAGFENITCDLIYGYPLLTTEKWRHNMQQLIDFEIPHISSYSMTVEKKTALDHFIKKGITPAIDSDQAADQMSLLIHTLKSAGYEQYEISNFAKNGIYARHNTNYWKGKHYLGIGPSAHSFNGTSRSWNVSNNAKYMTSINLDQLPLEIEELSTLDQINENIMTSLRTMWGLDLIALESKFGRSVKDRVLKEAEPFIAAKNLILEPNNLRLTDAGKLMADRIMSDLFIIEY, encoded by the coding sequence ATGATTTATGTCCATATCCCATTCTGTAAACAGGCTTGCCATTATTGCGATTTCCATTTTAGCACTTCACTTCAGTACAAAAGCGAGATGATCAATGCTATAAAACGGGAAATTGCGCTTAGAGCAGTGTATTTGGAAGACAAAAAGATCGAGTCTATCTATTTTGGGGGCGGCACACCGTCCTTATTGGAAGCGGATGAGATCGCGCGGATCATCGAGACGATCGCGAAGCATTTTGATATTGCAAATCACGCTGAAATTACACTAGAAGCCAATCCAGACGATCTAAATGCCGCCAAAGTAAACAGTCTGCGGAATACAGCAATCAATCGATTCAGCATAGGTATACAGTCATTCTTTGAGGAAGATCTCAAATGGATGAACAGAGCGCATAATCAACAGGAAGCAGTCGCATCGATAATGCGCGTGCAAGATGCAGGCTTTGAAAATATTACCTGTGACCTTATTTATGGCTATCCGTTATTGACAACGGAAAAATGGCGTCATAATATGCAACAACTGATTGACTTTGAAATTCCTCATATTTCTTCCTACTCCATGACTGTGGAAAAGAAAACAGCATTAGACCACTTCATAAAAAAAGGGATAACTCCAGCCATAGATTCTGATCAGGCAGCTGATCAGATGAGTCTTCTTATTCATACCTTGAAATCCGCGGGATATGAGCAGTACGAAATTTCCAATTTTGCAAAAAACGGCATTTATGCTCGTCACAATACAAATTATTGGAAAGGCAAACATTATCTTGGCATCGGCCCTTCAGCTCATTCATTCAATGGAACTTCAAGGTCCTGGAATGTTTCTAATAATGCGAAGTATATGACATCCATTAATTTAGATCAACTTCCCCTGGAAATTGAGGAGCTTTCCACGCTTGACCAGATCAATGAAAATATCATGACATCGTTGCGAACCATGTGGGGACTAGATCTAATTGCACTGGAAAGTAAGTTTGGACGATCCGTTAAAGATCGCGTCTTAAAAGAAGCTGAACCATTTATAGCAGCGAAGAATCTTATTTTGGAGCCAAACAACTTACGTTTAACAGATGCGGGCAAATTAATGGCCGATCGTATCATGTCTGATTTATTTATAATAGAATATTAG
- a CDS encoding glyceraldehyde-3-phosphate dehydrogenase codes for MSHKPSFDLEIKSYREQHNAAVNLIQIVSNLWYNHAVELVFFRNRLFDAKPSAILNLIQESALLTDEPVDILDTLQIAQLLEKSPLSPARIDLGKLTLQAKKKTFSANDLHNFITVELQDMHQQEKLKPRDVVLYGFGRIGRLLARELMLNTGAGQQLRLRAIVTRDVNDSKSILKRAALLKTDSIHGAFEGDVQADIANPALVINGITVHLISAKQPEDIDYTVYGIENALIIDNTGAFRDAQELSRHLKSKGAEQVLLTAPGKGVPNIVYAVNENDSDLQKHKIFSAASCTTNAISPILAVLENTIGIDRGHIETIHSYTNDQNLVDNMHKKSRRGRAAALNMVITETGAGDAVAKVLPSLTGKLTSNAIRVPVPNGSLAILNLQIKSKTTVNDINTLLKKASLQGNLVEQIMFSKNNELVSSDIIGTSAAAIVDAPATIVSADGKNIVLYIWYDNEYGYSHQVMRLSRHITGVRRYTYY; via the coding sequence ATGTCACACAAGCCATCTTTTGACTTAGAGATCAAAAGTTACAGAGAGCAACATAATGCTGCCGTAAACTTAATTCAAATTGTCAGCAACCTGTGGTATAACCACGCCGTAGAGCTCGTATTCTTTCGAAATCGACTCTTTGATGCAAAACCGAGTGCTATCCTAAACCTGATTCAGGAAAGTGCCCTGCTTACCGACGAGCCGGTCGACATTCTTGACACACTGCAAATCGCACAGCTATTGGAAAAATCGCCACTTTCTCCCGCTCGTATTGACCTTGGGAAACTCACTTTACAGGCCAAGAAAAAAACCTTTTCCGCTAATGACCTACACAATTTCATCACTGTGGAGTTACAGGACATGCATCAACAGGAGAAATTGAAGCCACGTGATGTGGTGCTTTATGGCTTTGGTCGTATCGGCCGCTTACTGGCCCGCGAACTTATGCTTAACACCGGTGCGGGACAGCAGCTTCGTCTCCGCGCCATTGTAACTCGCGACGTCAATGATAGCAAATCGATCCTGAAAAGAGCGGCACTATTAAAAACGGATTCCATACACGGTGCATTCGAAGGCGATGTGCAGGCCGATATAGCAAATCCGGCACTCGTCATCAATGGAATTACCGTCCATCTGATCTCCGCAAAACAACCCGAGGATATTGATTACACAGTCTATGGTATAGAAAATGCTTTAATCATCGACAATACAGGGGCTTTTCGCGATGCGCAGGAACTTAGTCGCCACCTGAAATCCAAAGGCGCCGAACAAGTATTATTAACAGCTCCCGGGAAAGGGGTCCCAAATATCGTATATGCGGTCAACGAAAATGATAGCGATTTGCAAAAACATAAGATCTTTTCCGCGGCCTCTTGTACCACTAATGCGATATCTCCCATTTTAGCTGTACTTGAAAATACAATAGGAATAGATAGAGGGCATATTGAAACCATACACTCCTATACCAACGACCAGAATCTTGTCGACAATATGCACAAGAAATCCAGACGGGGCAGGGCAGCCGCACTCAATATGGTCATCACCGAAACTGGAGCAGGGGATGCCGTTGCAAAAGTGTTGCCTTCGCTAACGGGCAAACTGACTTCAAACGCTATTCGTGTTCCCGTCCCAAATGGGTCATTGGCGATATTAAATCTTCAAATCAAATCCAAAACTACGGTCAACGACATCAATACCCTTTTAAAAAAGGCATCGCTGCAGGGTAACCTTGTTGAACAGATTATGTTTTCCAAAAACAATGAACTTGTTTCATCGGATATCATTGGCACCAGTGCCGCTGCTATAGTCGATGCTCCGGCAACAATAGTTTCTGCGGATGGCAAAAACATTGTTCTGTATATCTGGTATGATAATGAATATGGATACTCACATCAGGTAATGCGCTTATCCCGACATATAACCGGTGTAAGAAGATATACTTACTATTAA
- a CDS encoding 3-deoxy-D-manno-octulosonic acid transferase → MRLLYSIGIVLYGLLLRILAPFYGKARLMVTGRKDWYKMMKQTVDSTQKHIWFHFASLGEFEQGRPVLESVRNTYSDHKIIVTFYSPSGFEIRKNTALADYVFYLPYDTAQNARLFLDLINPSFAVFTKYEYWYYFFEGLYRRGIPLFLISAIFRPDQIFFQTYGNFFLQILGYVTYFFVQNEESVRLLKEFGIRNAGLAGDTRFDRVVDLPKSKKMIPEVIQFVGEHPTLVAGSTWPQDEQMLRELFADYPAYKLILAPHEIHESHLASIFALWPNALRFSNMASYDPVTIADARVLVIDNIGMLSSLYGYGQIAYIGGGFGVGIHNTLEAATYGIPVLFGPNFRKFQEAKDLVQNGAGFSIESVRELHKAFAALQDCGFRQEAGKLAREYVLQNAGATPIIMKYLKSNLVKV, encoded by the coding sequence ATGCGTTTGCTTTATTCAATTGGAATCGTTCTTTATGGACTCTTACTGCGTATTTTAGCTCCTTTTTATGGTAAGGCCAGGCTCATGGTAACAGGGCGGAAAGACTGGTATAAAATGATGAAACAAACGGTTGATTCTACCCAAAAACATATCTGGTTTCATTTTGCTTCGTTGGGAGAATTTGAGCAAGGAAGACCTGTTTTAGAGTCTGTAAGAAATACGTATTCTGATCATAAAATAATTGTAACATTTTACTCTCCCTCGGGCTTTGAGATCCGAAAAAATACGGCTTTGGCCGATTATGTGTTTTATCTTCCCTATGATACTGCACAGAATGCGCGACTTTTTCTTGACCTCATCAACCCAAGCTTCGCCGTATTCACGAAATATGAATATTGGTATTATTTCTTTGAGGGTCTGTATAGACGAGGCATTCCTTTGTTTTTGATCTCAGCAATATTTAGACCCGATCAGATCTTTTTTCAGACATATGGTAACTTTTTTCTTCAGATTTTAGGCTATGTGACTTACTTTTTTGTGCAAAATGAAGAAAGTGTCCGTCTTTTAAAAGAATTTGGGATACGCAACGCCGGGCTTGCCGGAGATACCCGATTTGATCGGGTAGTAGACCTCCCTAAAAGTAAGAAAATGATTCCTGAGGTCATCCAATTTGTTGGTGAACATCCAACGTTGGTGGCTGGAAGTACCTGGCCACAAGATGAACAAATGCTAAGAGAATTGTTTGCGGATTATCCGGCCTATAAACTCATCTTGGCTCCGCACGAGATTCATGAGTCACATTTGGCGAGTATTTTCGCTCTTTGGCCAAATGCGCTCCGCTTTTCGAATATGGCTAGTTATGATCCTGTTACAATAGCAGATGCTCGTGTATTGGTTATCGACAATATCGGTATGCTTTCTTCCTTGTATGGTTATGGCCAAATAGCCTATATTGGTGGTGGATTTGGGGTGGGGATACATAATACGCTGGAGGCCGCAACTTATGGCATACCGGTTCTATTTGGTCCAAATTTCAGAAAGTTTCAGGAGGCGAAGGATCTTGTACAGAATGGTGCGGGTTTTTCTATTGAAAGTGTTAGAGAACTCCATAAAGCTTTTGCTGCTCTTCAAGATTGCGGTTTCCGCCAGGAAGCGGGAAAGTTGGCCCGTGAATACGTGCTGCAGAACGCTGGAGCAACACCAATTATTATGAAATACCTTAAAAGTAATCTTGTTAAAGTATAA
- the galE gene encoding UDP-glucose 4-epimerase GalE, giving the protein MNKKILVTGGTGYIGSHTVVELHQAGYIPVIIDDLSNSNIKILDQIEKIIGVKPEFHQFDLCDTNLVNEFVKENTDISGIIHFAASKAVGESVKKPLKYYHNNFFSLINLLEAYQNKPINFVFSSSCTVYGEPDTLPVNESAPVKRATSPYGNTKQIAEEILEETATAYDNYNIIALRYFNPVGAHESALIGELPNGVPQNLLPFITQTAIGKREKLTVFGDDYDTIDGSCVRDYIHVVDLAKAHVAAINLLDRGNPNGKYDVFNVGTGKGYSVLEAIKAFEKASGQKLNYEIGPRRDGDVIKVYGDVTKSAEQLHWKAELGIDEMMASAWAWEKNLKENPLD; this is encoded by the coding sequence ATGAACAAAAAAATATTAGTCACAGGAGGAACGGGTTACATCGGTTCGCACACCGTAGTCGAACTACATCAAGCAGGATACATACCTGTCATCATAGACGATCTATCCAATTCAAACATCAAGATTTTGGATCAGATTGAGAAGATTATCGGGGTTAAACCTGAATTTCACCAATTTGACCTGTGCGATACAAACCTTGTGAACGAATTTGTTAAAGAAAATACGGATATATCAGGAATTATCCACTTTGCCGCGTCAAAGGCTGTAGGCGAATCTGTCAAAAAACCTTTAAAATATTACCACAACAATTTTTTCTCGTTAATCAATTTGTTAGAAGCTTATCAAAATAAGCCGATTAATTTTGTTTTCTCTTCAAGCTGTACTGTATATGGCGAACCAGATACACTTCCCGTCAATGAAAGTGCACCTGTCAAAAGAGCTACTTCCCCTTATGGTAATACCAAACAAATTGCGGAGGAAATTCTCGAAGAAACAGCTACTGCATACGATAACTATAATATTATTGCATTGCGCTACTTCAATCCCGTTGGAGCGCATGAGTCCGCACTGATAGGCGAATTGCCAAACGGTGTGCCTCAGAATTTATTACCATTCATTACACAGACCGCGATCGGTAAAAGAGAAAAACTAACAGTTTTCGGTGACGATTACGACACCATAGATGGCTCGTGCGTAAGGGATTATATCCATGTGGTTGATTTGGCAAAAGCACACGTTGCAGCAATCAATTTATTGGACAGAGGAAATCCGAACGGGAAATATGATGTATTCAATGTGGGTACCGGCAAGGGGTATTCAGTTCTCGAAGCCATCAAAGCGTTTGAAAAAGCATCCGGTCAAAAATTGAATTATGAAATTGGCCCACGACGGGATGGCGATGTCATCAAGGTTTATGGTGATGTGACCAAATCTGCGGAACAACTGCATTGGAAAGCCGAACTGGGGATTGATGAAATGATGGCTTCTGCTTGGGCTTGGGAAAAAAATCTGAAAGAAAATCCACTGGATTAA
- a CDS encoding helix-turn-helix transcriptional regulator: protein MLTLKSRGDTVQAMKNFELAQSLALSENDSLRYAKILGNQAAVFEGMKDYRKALSLLEKDLEISRSIGDKRNTIFALMMQIRINIARQEITDVPHMISEAELLLSGSDDKKTILELEIHKLHLAIHNQEIGHELDARRRIERLQDSLRFLDGDPVLSQLKFMADKQKYADKLSLAQAVIKKKQAERRLWLILSLLVLVLFFFVYNAVRYRARKRIRDYEYQLLNLKYTKAELDRELMSSKSQVEEYVAYLKRNNEQINVLSALLEEKGNNIERDREELKILLQSHLITEEKWQEFKLLIMKEFPNLLQEIQSKFSDITESNLRVIVLMKLGLNNKEVANVLGVTPDAIKKSMQRLKKKLGNQAGVLMEYISDKEFV from the coding sequence ATGTTGACGCTTAAAAGTAGAGGGGATACAGTGCAGGCCATGAAAAATTTTGAACTAGCTCAATCCTTGGCTCTTTCAGAAAATGACTCATTACGTTACGCGAAAATTTTGGGCAATCAAGCCGCTGTCTTTGAAGGCATGAAAGACTATCGTAAGGCCTTATCACTGTTGGAAAAGGATCTTGAAATTTCTAGATCAATAGGTGATAAACGAAATACGATTTTTGCCTTAATGATGCAGATTAGAATAAATATTGCCAGGCAAGAAATAACTGATGTTCCTCACATGATTAGCGAGGCCGAGTTGCTTTTATCAGGGTCGGATGATAAGAAGACAATATTGGAACTTGAAATTCATAAATTACATTTGGCCATTCATAATCAGGAAATTGGGCATGAACTAGATGCGCGTAGGAGGATTGAACGCCTGCAGGACTCGTTACGATTTCTCGATGGAGATCCTGTATTATCCCAATTGAAATTTATGGCGGATAAACAGAAATATGCGGATAAATTATCTTTAGCGCAGGCGGTAATTAAGAAAAAGCAAGCCGAAAGAAGACTATGGCTCATATTAAGTTTATTGGTATTGGTATTATTTTTCTTTGTTTACAACGCCGTTCGCTATCGGGCAAGAAAACGTATTCGCGATTACGAATATCAGCTACTCAACCTGAAGTATACAAAGGCTGAACTCGATAGGGAGCTAATGAGTTCAAAAAGTCAGGTCGAAGAATATGTGGCTTATCTTAAGCGGAACAATGAACAGATCAATGTGCTCTCAGCATTACTAGAAGAAAAGGGCAATAATATTGAAAGAGATCGCGAGGAGCTTAAAATCTTATTGCAGTCGCATTTGATTACAGAGGAAAAATGGCAGGAATTTAAGCTGCTGATTATGAAAGAATTTCCTAATCTATTACAAGAGATACAATCTAAATTTTCCGATATCACCGAATCCAATTTACGTGTCATTGTACTGATGAAATTGGGACTTAATAATAAGGAAGTCGCCAATGTTTTAGGGGTTACTCCAGATGCGATCAAAAAATCGATGCAGCGTTTGAAAAAAAAACTTGGAAATCAGGCTGGGGTGCTTATGGAATACATATCTGACAAAGAATTTGTTTAA